GAGTGTTTGGTGACATGCCCATCGTGTCCCTATTCGATCTGTGGCCGGCGCAGTAGACCTCACGAAAACAAAACTTGATTGATCCATCCCCCTTCCCTCCCccttttaaaaaggaaaaaaaaaaaccctaatcagTCTCCTCAATAATATACAGCAAGTCGAACCTAGGGTTTCCACTACCGTGCACCGAGACGGGGGAAAGGGAATTCCCCATTAGTTTAATGGTTTCGAATCTTTGGGATATCGCATAGTTTACACACGATGCGGACGCGATGCGATGTGACCTTGATCTTATAAAAACTTTCGACAGCCCCcccattataaaaaaaaaaaaaaaaaaaagaagaaaaaaatatacgGGAGCAGTCTGCTGCAAAAATCAACGCGAAGAATATTTCTCGGGCGGGAATATCCAAGGTGTGCATTTCTTGATTGGGCCAATGGACGTGAGCTGTCTTGTTCGTTCTCGTGCGTTTTAGGTAATGTCATCGGTTGTCGATCCAACTCAGCTCGGCTAATGAGGAATCAAGGGCATCTTAAGCACGTATTATTAAGGGGGGCTAACTCGAGTTGACTCGAGCAGATGGAGGGTTTCTGTTTGTTGATCTTGTTTATTTAAGCTTAGATACTTTGGCCAAATCTTTGCTTAATCGGGCTTAGCTGTGTGTGTTCCCCTGAGCTTTTCCTTGATGCCAAActgaagaaggaggagggagagttAATTGACCGAGCTGCGAATATTGGTACGATGTGATTGAAGTAAACAAGAATAAAATTGGTTAAGGAATTGAGGAGAATAAGGAATTAAATTGTTATTATTTGGATTGTTAACAATGAATTGCATGAAATAATAGCTTTTTTTCGCTTCTTTTTAGATATAAAACCCTCTAGACAATTGATTCCCAATACCaagtttttaagaaattatttattcaaTATTGGAATACTGCATTGTTATCAGTGGGGAAATTGTAAAAAatatcctaaacctattgcacttatGTTAATTGGATCCTAAGCCTTTTTATATAAACACTTTGACAAATTTGCCCCTTTTTGtcaaatgaaattttcattcattaccaaaataatatatGATAGGATTATAGGAAATTTCAAAAGTCACATTAACAAAGCAAACTCTTAGAGttccaaaacaaactaaaaacaTGAAATTAAGGTACATCATTAGAGCATGGTTAACATAGATCATCATACGCCCATCCTTCATGAATAGATTTGTGACTACATCCAAGCAAAAAAATTGGTGGACAATCACCAAATCACACATTATTATCAGTGATGAGCACACGTTGAGATATCCAACTATAATTACAGCTTTGCTTTTTGGTGATGTGCACCTAGATTATGCATCTCCAACACCATCACCGAACAGAGACAATATAAACATATATACGTTGAACAAGTTCAAATCTATTACATGTGAGAGCAAGTCCTTTAGAAAGTGTGAGTTGTCAAAACTTTTAACAAAAATATGTTGAATGAGCACATCGAAGCTATTGCAAACACTATTAAAATTGGAGGTAAGTCACTTGTTCATCAAAACtcctaaatttaaaattaaatcagaGACAAAAGCTTCCGGATATAAAATTAGGAAAGCAAAACTCCTAATTCTAAAACTAGATCAGGAAAGtaaggaaagaaaacaagaggagACAAAGGAGAAAtaggggagagggagagatataGCTCAAATCACTCTCATCCATAAGTTGAAGAGACGAAAAAAGATTGAAACTTAGAGATagagggggagagagatgaAATGCTTGCATGCacaaatttgttaatttagtcataaattttatgataataTGCTAATTAagtcttttgttcaattttgatcgaaattattaatgtgaataattaaCATTTTATACGACATGACCGACGctgatgaatttttattttctcttttttttttttgttttttttttttcccattttctggACAACCCTCAATAAAATTTGGGAGGCTATCGTGCCCTCGCTTGTAGCCGACGAGGAATGTTAGGACGTTTGGAGTTGACATCAGTGATTTCCGATCAAGTTTAGGTTTCGAAGGCTAAACCGACGTCCGGGCACCGTCGGTAATCGAAAGACCTTCACGTCCGGTTGGTGTCGGTGAGGGGACAGCCGATGGGGTCGCGCGGAAGGGGCGCACATTGAAGGAGGCCCCCACGCCCCCAACCTCTCCCACGACCACCCACCCCCTCAGAACAGCAGCATCTGTCGCAGACCACGGCCAGACAAACGCCGTCCCCGCACGAGACCGGACATCGTTCCACGCGTCCTCCTTCACGTGGCGGCGGGACCCGCGGGGAGCAGCGACGTTGCTCCTTCctgctcatcatcatcatcatccagaTCGAGATCAAGATCAAGGAGGCCTtcactcactcactctctctctctctctctctctctctccgtctcttcTCTGAGAATGATGGGGAGCGATGGTGGTGTCAGTTCAGTTCCAATCCTTGCCGGTTTTCTGGAGCGGTCACGTTCTCCACCCCCGACCACACACCACCCCACACCACCCCCGCAAGCCCGCACCCCGTAATGATAAGGGGCCTATCGGGACTTGGCTCTGAATTTATCGCTAGAAACAAGGTCACAGACCCATCTTCATTCGGAAATCGGAACTTGAAAATAGTAATCAAATAAGGGACTTGAGTCGAATCAAGTCGAGTCGGGTCGAATCGAGTTTAATCAAAATGATTTAGCTAATCGAAATTCATTCGACGACACATAAGTCAACATACAAAATATCAGTTGGGTTGAGAATGATCGGCATGGCACAAGCCTAAGACAAAGAGGGTGTGTAATGTGTTTCAATCATGATGGTTAATTTTAATTAGTTTGTGAAGAACACATTTTTATTGTAAAAGCCACTTGCAAAAGGAGCAATAAAAGGGGACTTGGCAACCAAAACCATTTGTAGTCTAAGATCCAACATGCAAAAATTCAGTCAAGTTGAGCTCGAGAGGAAAAGGGCGCATAATGTGTTTCGAGTTTAGTTAATTTCGATGAAATTGTGAATAACACGTTCTTATTCTCAAACCCACTTGCGAAAGGAGCAATTGAGGGGGATTTGTCAACCAAAACCATTCATGAACTCAAGCTGATCATTACTAAATGGAGGGGACATTATTATAGGAACCCCACACCTTTTGCTTCTTCTATAACATGAGAACCTTGCAGAATGTCATTAATAAGTGGATCGAGTCGCGGTGATTTCGCTAATTCGAACTTGATTCGACATACAAGTTCAAGATCcaatataaattttagtttGGTTGAGATCGATCTATATGACGCAAGCCTGAGACAAAAATAGCGAGTAATATGTTTTGGGTTTGGTTAATTTCTATTAGAATGTGAAGAACAAATTCTCGTAGTGAAACCCACTTGCAAAAGGAGCAATTGACGGGGATTTCTCAACCAAAAACCATTCATGAACTCAAGCTGATCATTAATGTGAAACCCACAATAAATGGAGGGAGACATCATTATAGGAACCCCCAACACCTTTTGCTTTTCCCATAACATGGTGTTTTCACCTTTTCAGTGGAAaactaaataaagaaataaataaacctAAGTAAACAGAAACTTTTATGGAATGTCCAGAAACTAAATCAGAAATCCAAACCCTGAGAATAATAATTACGAGATCCCTAAAAAAGAAGTGCCCTAAAAAGCAACGAAAAGGgacttttcctatgtgggagAGAGGGCAACCCCAAACTCCTCCTCTTCCTATGGAGCCGCCTTCGTTGTACCTTATTTCATAGGTAATAATGATGTGGATGGGTCTTGCAATTTGTCTTTGCTATttatggtgattttttttttaactctttttaattttgtcttttaacCTTTCGAAAATCCAATTAATGTAATTCTTCCGTGAAAATTTATGATACCGTTGGCGACGTGGCCATAATTTCTATTACCTTGACTTTAGATTTGCCATTATGTGACTTTCTCGTAATATATTTTTTCCCTCATTATTTTAGCCCAAATAggggataaaaagaaagaaaaaagaaaaaaaaaaaccaccaaaaatactaaattatgTCCATTATGACACGtttacttcaaaaaaaaaattatgacaccaAAATACAAAACCTATACCTGTATTACACATTTActgtaaaaaaaatttgtgatgcgaaaaaccttaaacttataCTCATGTAATACgtttattttaaactaattttgtgTGAtattaaaaactccaaacttatattcatgtaacaaatttatcgtAAAATTCAAGATAGGTATGTCATGTAGATacaattttagggtttttctaTCATTGGAAAAAGTTTTGTAACAAGTTTGAAGTGAATATGTTACAATGAGtacaatttatgattttttgtgggttttttttctcaaagtaaATTATTTACAAACTTGAGATGACAATTTACATTATTATTTTGACCCAATGAATACTGACGCGACAATCCACATCAAAAAAACATGCACATAGCATAACATATACTTAAGGATATATAAAATGGATTGTCAAAGGTTCAAGCCTAGTTTGaacccaaccaaaaaaagaaaaaagggatcacgttgaatatcaataaaatatttcgATATCATCCTTGCCTTGCATAATTTCTCTCAATAGGaacctaaaaaaaatgaagtaatataaaaataattcacaTTAATTAGTCGATATCTTGAAAAGCCTCCTTTAGCAATCAATGATAAGTAATACAAGCTAGTATTACATGCTCGCGAACTCACGAGTTAGAAATTGCTTATGATTGGTATGTCTATTTAGCCTAGTACGAGCTAGTTGTGATATTTCTAAAATCTTAAAGGAACTATGGCGAAAATTCGCCACCCTCATGTTCTAATAAAGTCTCTCTTTGTTTTGtcgaaataaataatttgaaaaatattttctcaagaataATCGCTTGTagtacttgaaataattaggcaataaaaatattttcattattgacaataatttaagttaaaaaatgttaacataataaaaaaaaattcattcatccatttttgtaagcaatatgAACCAATCATGTttaggaatatatttttcaaatcattcattttatgcGAAATAAACGGAGCTTGAATAATGAATATGCTTTTGCATCCTTTTctagataaaaagaagaagaaataattagTAAAGGCATTTATTAAGTCAAGTGTTTTAAAAAAGACACTTTAAAGATTCTAGGcgcattcaattttcaaaatacttgatCACATCAATCATAAAAATGGTGGATGCAttagaaattataaaattcttttatttgaCTAGTTAAGTGATGATTCAATGTCTTAAGGCATTTTTAAATagggttaatattacaaaaaatcttagactgatacatttatgataaatttatttgaaaataaaattttgactacaaaaatccaaaattggtacacttgtacatttatgatcAATTTGTTCTCTATTATCTTTCATTAAACTAGATTAACACaacgaaaaattttaaactactATGCCTATAAAATGAAAGATAgaaccccaaattagtatatttatcaACCGACAAGTAGTGAGAGTAAAATTGTCATGGGGATACACTAGTTTGAAATTCttgatagtcaaaaaattaatttaaagtgaacttttttttttgtcagtcctattCTATGCCTACTTTATACTCACTCTTAGatttttgccctgcctcttgcagaacgtgggaatcgaaacccactcttaAAACTTACTTGTCCCCATCCCATTcctcctgagaatgtggggatttgaacccctcgcCGCCCAATtctatgttggaagggtggctaaTGGGGCGATAAAATTGGAACGATACAAAGAAGATTAGCATGGCCCTTCCCTTGCGCAAGGATCTAAAGTGAACTTGACATGTATGtaatgatttaaaatttttcgcAGTATTAACCATTTCTTTTAACCATACTTAATTTGTAGCAATTCACTTTCTAAATCAACAATAGCACATATGATGGGAATAAGTATTACATAGGATGTTTATCTAATAGGTGTCTTTGAAGCATGGAAATATCTTACCTAATTTCGAGCTCATCGGACATTGCTCATctcaattattaatttcattgATCTCATGTGGCATTATTAAATAATCACCGACTATGATGCATATAATCCGATTGCTCATctcaataattaattgcatgGGTCCTATGCAGCCTTACCAAATGATCAAATGATCAACGGCCGTGATGTACACGGTCCGATGAATCCTCTGGAATTTTATCTTGGAGAGCACTTTTCAACAGAAATCCGATTGAAATCTCCGAACAAGTTTTAGCAAAAATACGTTAATacgaaaagacaaaaaagaaaaaagaaaatgaaaaagaaaaagaaaatgaaaatgcgtCCTTCCATCTTATCTGCTCGAGCTGTAGCTGCGATGCCTGGCGGAACGCATCGGAGCTCGCGCCCTATCACGAGCCTTTTCCGTaaacatttcacaaaaaaaactatcattattattattttattatcatcATCCCGCCTTTTTATTTCCCCCCCATTATTTTTATctctattttcttcatttttttattcttgggtctcgatgatgacgacgacgacggtgaTGAAGTACTCAAAGCAGCAGtgaaaaaaaaaccaaggaagaaagaaaaccctCCCTCTCCCATCCATGCccagattcctcctcctcctcctactcctCCTCACTTCTCCGCTTTCTTGAATCCGCGCGCTCCGCCGTGCCCCAGATCCCGGTGACCCCTTCTCCGACGGAGGACGGCGAGGATGAAGCGAGAGCACCACCACCTCTATCCCCAGACGGACCCCTCCACCTcggcctccgccgccgccgggaagtcCAAGATGTGGGACGAAgacggctgcggcggcggcggcgacgatgaGCTCCTGGCCGTGCTGGGCTACAAGGTGCGGTCCTCCGACATGGCCGAGGTTGCCCAGAAGCTGGAGCAGCTCGAGGAGGTCATGTTCAGCGCCCAGGAGGACGGCCTCTCCCACCTCGCCTCCGAGACCGTCCACTACAACCCCTCTGACCTCTCCTCCTGGCTCGAGAGCATGCTGTCCGAGTTTAATCCCCTGCCGCCGCCCCCCGGCGGGTTCGGCGGCGGACCCCTCTCCGTCCCcgtcgccgccgcgccgccgcggCCGCAGCCCGTGGGCGACCCGTTCCTCCCCCGCGCGGAGTCCTCCTCCATCACCACCGTTGACTTCGGGGCGGACCAGCGGATGCAGAGCAGCTGCGGGAGGAGCTCGCAGATGAACGAGCCGCGCCCGGAGATCGGCTCGTCCGGGATCGTGTTCGATGAGGAGTCGTCTTCCGATTACGATCTCAAGGCTATTCCCGGTAAGGCCGTGTTCGGCCGCGCCCAAGCGCAAGCGCAAGCGCAGACCCGCACCCGCCTCGCTTCtacgtcttcttcttccacctcCTCGAGCGCCGTCACCGCCAAGCGCTTCAAATCCTCTCCCAGCGACGCGGCCGTCGGAGCCGCCCCGGAATCGAGCCGGCCGGTCGTCCTGGTGGACTCGCAGGAGAATGGGGTCCGGCTCGTGCACGCGCTCATGGCCTGCGCGGATGCCGTCCAGCAGGACAACCTCAGCATCGCGGAGGCGCTGGTGAAGCAAATCGGGTTCCTGGCGATCTCGCAGGCCGGGGCGATGAGGAAGGTCGCCACTTTCTTCGCGGAGGCGCTGGCGCGGCGGATCTACCGGGTCTACCCGCAGAACCCGCCGTTGGACCACTCCCTCACCGACGCCCTCCAGATGCACTTCTACGAGACCTGTCCTTACCTCAAATTCGCCCACTTCACCGCGAACCAGGCCATCTTGGAGGCCTTCGAGGGCAAGAGCCGCGTCCACGTCATCGACTTCAGCATGAACCAGGGCCTCCAGTGGCCGGCGCTGATGCAGGCCCTCGCCCTCCGCCCCGGTGGGCCGCCCACCTTCCGCCTCACGGGGATCGGCCCCCCCGCCCCGGACAACTCCGACCGCCTCCAGGAGGTGGGGTGGAAGCTGGCCCAGCTGGCGGAGACCATCCACGTCGAGTTCGAGTACCGCGGGTTCGTCGCCAACAGCCTCGCCGACCTCGACGCGTCGATCCTGGAGCTGCGGCCGAGCGACGCCGAGGCGGTGGCGGTCAACTCGGTGTTCGAGCTGCACAAGCTGCTGGCCCGCCCGGGGGCGATCGAGAAGGTTCTGGGCGTGGTGCGGCAGGTGCGGCCGGCGATCGTGACGGTGGTCGAGCAGGAGGCCAACCACAACGGGCCGGTCTTCGTGGACCGCTTCAACGAGTCGCTGCACTACTACTCCACCTTGTTCGACTCCCTGGAGGGCTGCGCCAGCACGCAGGACAAGGCCATGTCGGAGGTCTACCTCGGGAAGCAGATCTGCAACGTGGTGGCGTGCGAGGGCGCCGACCGGGTCGAGCGCCACGAGACCCTCGCCCAGTGGCGGGTCCGCCTCGGCGGCGCCGGGTTCGTCCCGGCCCACCTCGGGTCGAACGCGTTCAAGCAGGCGAGCATGCTGCTGGCCCTGTTCGCCGGCGGGGACGGGTACCGGGTGGAGGAGAACGGCGGTTGCCTGACGCTCGGGTGGCACACGCGGCCGCTCATCGCCACCTCGGCGTGGCGGCTCGGCGGCCCGAGCGCCGGAGCCGCCCACTGATTCCGGCggcccccaccaccaccacgacgGGGAGGCCTAGTGGTGCGTCGACGTGCAGCGCTGAGCTGGTTTCAGACGCTGACAGAGACACCCCACTCACCGCTTGTCTCCGGCCCCTCCACCCCCACGaccaccacaaaaaaaaaaaaaaaaagagggtccATCCAGAAaaagagattgaaaaaaaattaggaaaaattgctagtttttttctttttaggtcgAGTCagtagctttttcttttttcaaaccccttttgtaactttttttttttttgtaatttcgaGGGACATATTCAAGAGGGTCAATGTGTAATTTATGGGTGCTGTAGCTGGTGTGGTGTAATAAGGGAATGGAACAAAAGCTATTTTCGGACTTGTCCTTTGATTCCTGCTAGTTTCTGGCAATGAAATGATGTGTTAAAACAAAAAGGGTCCAAGGCcctcattttcatctcaatttttctccttttcctagCTCCATCGAGAAACCTAACGCTCGCTTTCCGATTTGCTAATTGCAATCTCTTCCTCCGGTCTGGCTTTTCCATCCGCCGGGACCGAAACCAAAACCGAACTGGCGcagacgaggaggaggaggatataAAACGCTTCTGATTTTTCGCTCGATCTAACACGGGACGGACGTCGCTGTCCGAGGCTGAGTTGGTGGCACGAGGAAATGAATCGGGACATGGTTCTCATGGCCGACCGCTTTATGATAAGGGGGTGTTTTTTAACTACGAATTGCGGGGAAAGCGAAAGCGAAAAGCATGGGGGGGCGAGATGGGGAATGGGAAGTGGGAGACTTTATACGggcttttctccctctctctctctatcacttTGGGATTAATGTTGAGTTTGGgatctgtttgactttgaaCTAAAACACGAGAGGAGTATCCACTAAGTACAGCTGCTACTCATACATTTACTAACCTTCCTTTTGGGTTCGGAAAGGCTTTCACACTCGCATCATTAGAAAGTCCCCCCTCGCCTTTTTTCTGTGCGGTTCTGCCGCTTTCGAAACTTCGGTCCCCCCTACCACATGTCGAGCCGATTGTGATCATCGATCTGCGATGGTCCGACCGTGCGCCCACCCGCTCTAAGGCCGAATTCTCCCCCGTGTTGGAACGTTCATCGGGACGTGTTTTGTTGTCGGGGTGTCTCGATTCGACTGATCTATGATCTGATGAAAGTCTAGAGCGAAATTtctaagtgaaaaaaaaagaggggaacGTATTTAGGGACATGTCATGTCATGTCGCCCAAGATATCAAGAGGTCAATACAGGCGTGCTCGAGAGCTTAGACAAAACTCATAATTAAGAGGGGATCATCTGCTATTTACGTAGCTGCGAGTAGTGCGGCGTCGTTTCCTCTTTTGGTAGTTGGGTGGCTTAAAGCATATGTTCAATTAACGTTCTACGCAAGCCTAGCGTTTGAGATTCCACAAGCCTGAAAATGCCAAAGAAGGCAAAATAAGAGTCAGTAGTATTTTCGATGACCCAAGTTGTGACAAGACAACACACTCTAGAAGATAAAAGCCCAAATTCCGAAATTCGAAATTCGGAGGAACAACGCATTTTCCCCACTCGTACACCCCATCCGCGTGAGGAAACATCTCTTCCAGAACAATCGAGCAATCACATCTAGATTTATAGTACCAATACTAATTTTGATTCTAAAAAGTGGCATACTTACTATACTGACTTGGACGATCTGTGGATCGCCATGTCAACCATCCTTACAGCAATTGGTTAGAAGCACTACATTAAAATCTCATGTACAATTTAgcattatattgacaaaattgaattgTTTAACACTGAATTGACGaccgtataataagtttaagactgaactagtaattttccctctttctttttacttgGCCATGGTAATTTCAACGTTTatacatgttttcttttttttggtcggtcctactctaattctactctaacactcactctcagatgTTTATACATGTTAACTTgttgaaatgactatattagaatttcaCATAAAGTTTAGCATTGCATAAATAAAACtggaaagtttaggattaaattcatgattttcctTCTTAATTGGCCATGGCAATTTCATTAGTTTACACATAAGTGATCTTAATGACAATTGGTCAAAAAGActattgaaatttcacacaaaatttAGCGTTAtataggtaaaattaaaaagtttagaattaaattaatatctatACAACAAGTTTGGGATTGTATTggttgaaataattagttaatgaaattttcttcaatattgataataatttatatttaaatattttccttgccaatgaatttttttttttcactatttcatttttttcaacgatataaactatcatttttagaaaaatatttttaaaattattcatctATCTTAGAGTAAACGAAGCCTAATTTCTTGTACGTTACAAATGTATAAAATCATAACGAATGCTTGTAAGGGTATTAAACAAATCATTTGCatagtagaaagaaaaaaaaagttttggcatAAGAAAAGCCAGATCTCCTTGCGATCCATGcatataaaaagtgaaaaaataatataaacacAGACCGCATTTCCGTATGTGGGAGTGAGCAATTTGCTTGGTTACGTGTCGACTGTTGTACAAGGCCATATAAAACCCAAATATTccctaattatttattaaaaatactGCAGATGGTACCAACATTGCCAACTCGCACTTGTCAGGAATTCTGACACGGCCAGAACAATTCAGACAATTTTAGGAAATTATCAGATGTTTTTCTTTTAGGTGTAACTTCCAGTATCAATTTCTGCCCAcgcttttgtttttggttttatatttttaattatatattcaacatttagtttatgaaaataaagataaaaggaGTTTTCGGTTCGTCCCCTTTGTTTAAAACAATTTTCGCattgttttctatttatttgatCTTCCATGCATGCCACATAGTTGAAATATAGTTTTCGAGAAAACAAGCAAtaattcacaaataaaaaaatatattaatttcacGCATTTAGTGTGCCGTTATTTTGCTTGCATTCTCAGTGTATTATtatctgaaaaatatttatgattttccttttcgccgtatttttatttaatcttttctcCTCGTATCCATCGTTGGACTCGTTGTACTctttttatgagtttttttttttctttgtatcttttgattttgatttccaTGTAAATTGTTATCATATACTAATTAAGCTTCCATCTTTAAACAATGTTGTTATCATATACTAATTAAACTTCCATCTTTAAACAATGCTTAGCTAAATTAAAGTATCAACTAAAGACCACAACTCTTATCTATCATctaaaattcatttcaaatgaaaagtttttgcAACACAACAAATGAAAGCTCATGAACTTGGTTCTTATCAATATATTTGGAAAATTCTTAATGTTGAATTAAGGGAAAATAACATAATAGATCTGCGAACTTTGACCTATAGTGCAAtgtggttcatgaacttttagttTATTCAATACGGGTCCATGAATTGTAGCTCAATGTACATTATGGcccttgaactttcaatttattcaacataatcattgaaatttttatatataaattaaacattttcatatcaTTAAGGGATTAATTTGAACatgcactaaaaatttaaatatcatattaaataaattaaaagtttagggaccacacTAAATATTAGGCCAAAGTTTATgcactatattgaacaaattaaaagtttaaagattaCATTATATATCGTGTCAAAGTTTAGAACCATTCGTGTCACTATCTTTCAAATTAATTGAGTTGTTACAAAACACAATAACTATAAAAACCACATCATCCTACTTTGTACCATTTATACTATCTTAACACaattaggaaaaacaaaaaaaaaaacatttttttttggaatcaTCATGTATATGAAAGGTGAGGAGTATAATTAGTCATTTtcggcactttcttttttctacccAAATTAATACAAGAAATTTGAAGATATTAATCGAAATAGATATGGTCTTTTCGctgaaaaataaattacttgTTTTGATAGGTGCAAATTCTTTAAGAGGGTGTTGAATGACAATGACTCCTCGACCCACCATGGCAATATGGTTCTAGTCAAATAATTCATACTTAGAAAAGGTATTATAATGTCATTGGACTATGCTCGTGGCTTCATTTAAATATCTAGTAGCTAAAGGACTTACGTG
This Eucalyptus grandis isolate ANBG69807.140 chromosome 7, ASM1654582v1, whole genome shotgun sequence DNA region includes the following protein-coding sequences:
- the LOC104453691 gene encoding DELLA protein GAIP-B yields the protein MKREHHHLYPQTDPSTSASAAAGKSKMWDEDGCGGGGDDELLAVLGYKVRSSDMAEVAQKLEQLEEVMFSAQEDGLSHLASETVHYNPSDLSSWLESMLSEFNPLPPPPGGFGGGPLSVPVAAAPPRPQPVGDPFLPRAESSSITTVDFGADQRMQSSCGRSSQMNEPRPEIGSSGIVFDEESSSDYDLKAIPGKAVFGRAQAQAQAQTRTRLASTSSSSTSSSAVTAKRFKSSPSDAAVGAAPESSRPVVLVDSQENGVRLVHALMACADAVQQDNLSIAEALVKQIGFLAISQAGAMRKVATFFAEALARRIYRVYPQNPPLDHSLTDALQMHFYETCPYLKFAHFTANQAILEAFEGKSRVHVIDFSMNQGLQWPALMQALALRPGGPPTFRLTGIGPPAPDNSDRLQEVGWKLAQLAETIHVEFEYRGFVANSLADLDASILELRPSDAEAVAVNSVFELHKLLARPGAIEKVLGVVRQVRPAIVTVVEQEANHNGPVFVDRFNESLHYYSTLFDSLEGCASTQDKAMSEVYLGKQICNVVACEGADRVERHETLAQWRVRLGGAGFVPAHLGSNAFKQASMLLALFAGGDGYRVEENGGCLTLGWHTRPLIATSAWRLGGPSAGAAH